The following proteins come from a genomic window of Nostoc sp. ATCC 53789:
- a CDS encoding VgrG-related protein: MPPKKSLYLSEPKIQIDGQPASPELMKDLLQITIEESLHLPAMFTLVIHNSYIPTSDRPENKAWRHEQLFRIGKKVKLGFTSSTTLDNNFQDEVEKILIEGEITAMEVHFNEKSEADIIVRGYDISHRLHRGRYNRSFLNETDSDIVKKIVQEVGIRPGNIDSTGEVNKYVFQENQTNMEFLRERAARNGFELFITEDKINFCKPKVQESLALEWLDDISKFSTRVTSAEQVSSVEVRAWDYTQKKLISQTANKEKQVTETGNQLGSSTSTAFSNLKSPKMIVVDKPVASQKQAKAMAQALCDELGGEFVYADAKAAGNPEIRPGRVVKLQGMGDRYSGKYYVTETRHFFNQRVYETEFSVRGLRSGNLFTTLSPEKRLQPSETLLVGIVTDNKDPEKMGRVKVKFPTLTEDHTSDWARVVAVGAGPNRGFDCLPEVNDEVLVGFEHGDIHRPYVIGGVWNGKDAPPEKVSDSVTGGVRLRTIKTRVGHVLQFVEEDKGSSKKGIRVETTGGHKIYLNDSDRCIEIETTGGHKIKMDDMGKSVSVKSTGNMSLDAAGNIDITANGVITVKGAMIRLN, encoded by the coding sequence ATGCCTCCTAAAAAAAGCCTTTATTTAAGCGAACCTAAAATACAGATAGATGGACAACCTGCTTCTCCTGAATTAATGAAGGATTTGTTGCAAATCACAATAGAAGAAAGCCTTCATTTACCAGCAATGTTTACGCTAGTAATCCATAATAGCTATATTCCCACATCTGACCGACCAGAAAATAAGGCTTGGCGACATGAGCAGTTGTTTAGAATTGGCAAAAAAGTGAAGTTGGGTTTTACTTCGAGTACTACTCTAGATAATAATTTTCAAGATGAGGTAGAAAAAATCCTAATTGAAGGCGAAATTACCGCGATGGAAGTTCACTTCAATGAAAAATCTGAAGCTGATATCATTGTTCGTGGTTATGATATTTCTCATCGTCTTCACAGAGGTCGTTATAATCGTTCTTTTTTGAATGAAACTGATAGTGATATAGTCAAAAAAATAGTTCAGGAAGTAGGTATAAGACCTGGCAATATTGATTCAACAGGCGAAGTTAATAAGTATGTTTTTCAAGAAAACCAAACTAATATGGAGTTTCTACGGGAAAGGGCAGCCCGTAACGGTTTTGAACTATTTATTACAGAGGATAAGATCAATTTTTGTAAACCAAAAGTTCAGGAATCTCTAGCATTAGAATGGCTAGATGATATTAGTAAATTTAGTACCCGCGTCACCAGTGCTGAACAGGTGAGTTCTGTGGAAGTACGTGCCTGGGACTATACTCAGAAAAAATTGATTAGCCAAACAGCTAACAAAGAAAAGCAAGTAACCGAGACAGGTAATCAGCTAGGAAGTAGTACCAGTACTGCATTTTCTAATCTTAAGTCTCCCAAAATGATTGTTGTAGATAAGCCTGTCGCCAGTCAAAAGCAAGCAAAAGCTATGGCTCAGGCTTTATGTGATGAATTGGGAGGAGAATTTGTTTATGCAGATGCTAAAGCAGCAGGGAATCCTGAGATTCGTCCTGGACGAGTTGTTAAGCTTCAGGGTATGGGCGATCGCTATAGTGGTAAGTATTATGTTACAGAAACCCGCCATTTCTTTAATCAGCGCGTTTATGAAACTGAGTTCAGCGTGCGGGGACTACGTTCTGGTAACTTATTCACAACCCTATCTCCAGAAAAACGTCTACAGCCATCTGAGACTTTATTAGTGGGAATTGTGACTGATAATAAAGACCCAGAGAAAATGGGCAGAGTGAAGGTCAAGTTTCCCACTCTCACAGAAGACCATACAAGTGACTGGGCGAGAGTTGTAGCTGTGGGAGCAGGCCCAAACAGAGGTTTTGACTGTTTACCAGAGGTAAACGATGAAGTTTTGGTAGGTTTTGAACATGGCGATATCCATCGTCCCTATGTCATTGGCGGGGTATGGAACGGGAAAGATGCACCACCGGAAAAGGTGAGTGATTCGGTTACAGGTGGTGTCAGATTACGCACAATTAAAACTCGTGTTGGTCATGTTCTACAGTTTGTTGAAGAGGATAAAGGAAGTAGTAAAAAAGGTATTCGCGTAGAAACCACAGGCGGTCACAAAATATATCTCAATGATAGCGATCGCTGCATAGAGATTGAAACCACAGGTGGTCATAAAATCAAAATGGACGATATGGGTAAATCTGTTTCAGTGAAATCAACAGGTAATATGTCAT